From the genome of Arthrobacter alpinus, one region includes:
- a CDS encoding DUF4129 domain-containing protein, which translates to MTLSGTLLAALGAEIPVVPGADEARRWAAEELAKKAYQDAKPGLSQTILNWLGQALQELLAGVGSLPGSTGLLVVLGLALLAVVAAVVIIRPRLNRKKARDAFIFEGSTTQTAAEHRELARSAVERGDLGTALSEQFRAIVRAAEERRISTPSPGRTAAEVAADLRLAFPAHGQDLLRAAEIFNSVRYGRAQPALAQYQELVTTDKALTAAKPAHATEAVAP; encoded by the coding sequence ATGACCCTTTCCGGAACACTCTTGGCCGCCCTGGGCGCGGAGATCCCCGTGGTCCCGGGGGCCGATGAGGCTCGCCGCTGGGCTGCCGAAGAACTGGCCAAGAAGGCGTACCAGGACGCCAAGCCGGGACTGTCCCAGACCATCCTGAACTGGCTGGGCCAAGCCCTGCAGGAGCTTCTCGCCGGGGTGGGGTCCCTGCCCGGCAGCACCGGTCTTCTGGTGGTCCTTGGCCTGGCCCTGCTGGCTGTTGTTGCCGCCGTCGTGATCATCCGGCCCCGACTCAACCGCAAGAAAGCCAGGGACGCCTTCATCTTTGAGGGCAGCACCACACAAACCGCGGCCGAACACCGGGAACTTGCCCGGTCCGCCGTCGAACGGGGGGATCTTGGAACAGCCCTGAGCGAGCAGTTCCGGGCCATTGTTCGCGCCGCCGAGGAACGGCGCATCAGCACACCGTCGCCGGGTCGGACAGCAGCCGAGGTGGCTGCAGACCTCCGGCTGGCGTTCCCGGCCCACGGTCAGGACTTGTTGCGGGCTGCGGAGATTTTCAACTCCGTGCGGTACGGTCGCGCGCAGCCGGCGCTGGCCCAATATCAAGAGCTGGTGACCACCGACAAGGCCTTGACCGCAGCCAAACCGGCCCACGCAACCGAAGCAGTGGCACCGTGA
- a CDS encoding DUF4350 domain-containing protein: MSAPVKTLPTTFRADGGTKAQRLRDAWRRHRFWLIVGTVFVVVTGGGLILGTSGQRSAGELSITNPAPEGAQAAATVLAGQGVDVTATDSMAATTAALGANGQGSSTVLVFDPQQLLSPEQGAELAASAAEHGSKIVAITPGPLLVGKFSGELASAGSLNTGREGIAANCAQPDALAAGSIVAPGSAGGAPEAPGGTVVKVYLGPESCFAPSGTAGAAGLLATTADGAVSALGSAAVVSNDGLARAGNAALTFRLLGSRENLVWYTASAKDIPVSAQPPSLAELTPQWVFPASAWLLLVGVIGMLWRGRRDGPLVVEPMPVVVKASETVAGRARLYQDAKAVDTAARTLQDATLNRLSHTLRLGGVAPPEAVAEAVSVHLGRDHQALFALLIHDVPRTEKDMLTMATQLAALEEEVARR; the protein is encoded by the coding sequence GTGAGCGCGCCCGTGAAAACCCTTCCCACCACGTTCCGGGCCGACGGCGGAACCAAGGCGCAGCGCCTGCGCGATGCCTGGCGCAGGCACAGGTTTTGGCTGATTGTGGGGACCGTCTTTGTGGTGGTCACCGGCGGAGGCCTCATCCTGGGCACATCCGGCCAGCGCAGTGCCGGGGAACTGTCCATCACGAACCCGGCGCCCGAAGGTGCCCAAGCGGCGGCCACGGTGCTGGCCGGGCAGGGCGTGGACGTCACCGCCACAGACTCCATGGCGGCCACCACCGCTGCCTTGGGAGCCAACGGCCAGGGTTCCAGCACCGTGCTGGTTTTTGACCCGCAACAGTTGTTGAGCCCCGAACAGGGTGCCGAGCTTGCGGCATCCGCAGCGGAGCACGGCAGCAAGATTGTGGCCATCACACCCGGACCGCTCCTGGTCGGAAAGTTCAGCGGTGAGCTCGCCAGCGCCGGCTCCTTAAACACCGGCAGAGAAGGGATCGCTGCCAATTGTGCCCAGCCAGATGCCCTCGCCGCTGGCTCGATCGTCGCCCCCGGCAGCGCGGGCGGCGCGCCCGAGGCACCCGGCGGCACAGTCGTCAAGGTGTATCTGGGACCCGAAAGCTGCTTTGCCCCGTCCGGGACCGCCGGTGCCGCCGGCCTGCTGGCGACCACCGCCGATGGCGCGGTGAGCGCGTTAGGCAGTGCCGCCGTCGTCAGTAACGACGGACTGGCCAGGGCAGGCAACGCGGCGCTGACTTTCCGGCTGCTGGGGAGCCGGGAAAACCTGGTCTGGTACACGGCGTCGGCCAAGGACATTCCCGTGTCGGCCCAGCCGCCGAGCCTTGCCGAATTGACGCCCCAGTGGGTTTTTCCGGCCTCCGCCTGGCTGCTCTTGGTGGGCGTGATCGGCATGCTGTGGCGGGGCCGGCGTGACGGGCCCCTGGTGGTTGAGCCGATGCCGGTGGTGGTGAAGGCGTCGGAAACGGTTGCTGGCAGGGCACGGCTGTACCAGGATGCCAAGGCCGTGGACACCGCTGCCCGAACATTGCAGGACGCCACGCTGAACCGGCTGTCCCACACCTTGCGTTTGGGTGGCGTGGCACCCCCGGAAGCAGTGGCGGAGGCCGTGTCCGTGCACCTTGGCCGCGACCACCAGGCACTGTTTGCCTTGTTGATCCACGATGTTCCCCGCACTGAAAAAGACATGTTGACCATGGCCACACAGCTGGCTGCCTTAGAGGAAGAAGTAGCCCGACGATGA
- the mtrA gene encoding MtrAB system response regulator MtrA, whose protein sequence is MKARILVVDDDEALAEMIGIVLRNDGFDPVFCANGAKALEVFRTSKPDLILLDLMLPGLDGIEVCRLIRAESDVPIVMLTAKSDTSDVVRGLESGADDYVAKPFKPAELVARVRARLRPGDVKAPETLVIGEISIDVAGHSVRRAGEKILLTPLEFDLLVALARKPWQVFTRELLLEQVWGYRHAADTRLVNVHVQRLRSKIERDPEAPEVVLTVRGVGYKAGQ, encoded by the coding sequence ATGAAGGCACGCATTTTGGTTGTTGACGACGACGAAGCATTGGCAGAGATGATCGGAATTGTGCTGCGCAATGATGGGTTCGACCCTGTTTTCTGCGCTAACGGGGCCAAGGCGTTGGAGGTGTTTCGCACCAGCAAACCGGACTTGATCCTACTGGATCTGATGTTGCCGGGCCTTGACGGCATTGAAGTGTGCCGGCTGATCCGCGCTGAGTCGGATGTTCCCATCGTGATGCTGACGGCCAAGTCGGATACCTCAGACGTGGTGCGTGGCCTAGAATCCGGTGCCGATGACTACGTCGCCAAGCCGTTCAAACCGGCAGAATTGGTGGCACGTGTGCGTGCCCGGCTCCGTCCGGGTGACGTCAAGGCGCCGGAGACGCTTGTCATCGGCGAGATCAGTATTGACGTGGCCGGCCATTCGGTGCGCCGTGCCGGCGAGAAAATACTGCTCACACCGCTGGAGTTTGACCTTTTAGTGGCGCTGGCCCGCAAGCCGTGGCAGGTGTTCACCCGGGAGCTGCTGTTGGAACAGGTCTGGGGATACCGGCACGCGGCCGACACCCGGCTCGTCAACGTCCACGTGCAGCGTCTGCGCTCCAAAATTGAG